The proteins below are encoded in one region of Scylla paramamosain isolate STU-SP2022 chromosome 8, ASM3559412v1, whole genome shotgun sequence:
- the LOC135102830 gene encoding equilibrative nucleoside transporter 1-like, with amino-acid sequence MQVCLSQIPNFIFLFINALFSHKIPQRIRLLASLTLMILLFCITTVFTQVDTSEWQIGFFALTMTVIILINSAGAIFQGGLFGVAGMFPEKYITAVVSGQALGGVFASGARIVSLSVGAKDENSAFIYFMIAVIVMIFTLLAYLFMSKTDFYKHYTNCQKPEKGSDDAPQAERTFSEQVQIFKEIWPLGVSVWGVFAVTLGAFPALCVKIISTAEDETWSQVYFQPVVTFLLFNVGDYIGRQVAGFMMWVSVLPSLTLFYGLQTRWSNL; translated from the exons ATGCAAGTCTGCCTTTCTCAGATACCCAACTTTATATTCCTATTTATTAATGCACTCTTCAGTCACAA GATCCCCCAGCGAATCAGGCTCCTGGCTTCCTTGACGTTAATGATCCTGCTTTTCTGCATCACCACTGTATTCACCCAAGTGGATACCAGTGAGTGGCAAATTGGCTTCTTCGCCCTAACCATGACTGTCATCATCCTTATCAACA GTGCTGGTGCCATTTTTCAAGGTGGCCTGTTTGGTGTGGCAGGAATGTTTCCCGAGAAGTACATAACTGCTGTGGTGTCAGGCCAGGCCCTTGGAGGTGTGTTTGCTTCAGGTGCACGGATTGTATCTCTCTCAGTGGGAGCAAAGGATGAAAATTCTGCATTCATTTACTTCATGATTGCTGTCATCGTCATGATTTTCACTCTGCTggcttatttattcatgtcaaAAACA GATTTCTACAAGCACTATACCAATTGCCAAAAGCCTGAAAAAGGATCTGATGATGCCCCTCAAGCTGAAAGGACCTTTAGTGAGCAGGTCCAGATATTTAAGGAGATTTGGCCACTGGGAGTATCCGTGTGGGGTGTATTTGCTGTCACACTTGGTGCCTTTCCAGCTCTGTGTGTCAAAATTATTTCCACTGCAGAAGATGAAACTTGGTCAC agGTGTATTTCCAGCCAGTTGTTACCTTCCTTTTGTTCAATGTTGGTGACTACATTGGACGTCAAGTGGCTGGGTTTATGATGTGGGTGAGTGTCTTACCTTCATTGACATTGTTTTATGGTCTTCAGACTAGATGGAGTAACTTGTAA